The nucleotide sequence AGGGCTTACGCTGCAGCGCGCGGGCCACCGGTTCGACGATCCGCGCGGCCGTCGGGCCGAGGATCGCCATCAGGAGGACGTACGCCGTCGCGAGTGCGGCGAGTTCGCCGGTCACCGCTCCCGCCGCCACCGCCAGCCCGGCGATGACGATCGAGAACTCGCCGCGCGCGACCAACGCGGCTCCGGCACGGGCCCGGCCCATCTTCCCGATGCCCTGTCTGCGTGCGGCCCACCAGCCGGTGCCGACCTTCGTGAGCGTGGTGGCGACCGCCAGGACGACCGCCCAGCCGAGCACGGGCGGGATCGACGCGGGGTTCGTGTTGAGCCCGAACACGACGAAGAACACGGCCGCGAAGAGATCCCGCAGCGGTTCGAGCATGTGCGTCGCGTTCTCCGCCGTCGAACCCGAGATCGCGATGCCGAGCAGGAACGCGCCGACCGCGGCCGAAACCTGCATCGCCGAAGCCACGCCGGCGACCAGCAATGCCGCGCCGAGGACCTTGAGGAGGAACACCTCGCGGTCCGGGCTGTCCACCGCCGCGGAGACGTACCGGCCGAACTTCAGCGCGATCACCAGGACCACGGTGATGACCATCAGCGAGATCCCCACGGCCTTCAGGCCGCCGAGGAAGCTCACTCCGCCGAGCACCGCGGTGAGGATCGGCAGGTACAGCGCCATCACCAGGTCTTCGAACACCAGGATCGACAGCACCACCGGCGTTTCCCGGTTACCGAGCCTGCCGAGGTCGCCGAGCACCTTCGCGATGATCCCGGACGACGAGATGTAGGTGACGCCCGCCATGACGAGCGCGCCGATCGGCCCCCAGCCGAGGATGAGCGCGACGATCGCGCCCGGTGCGGCGTTCAGCACGATGTCCACGACGCCCGCCACCCACGAGCGTTTCAGCCCGGTGAACAGCTCGGCCGCCGAGTACTCCAGGCCCAGCAGGAGCAGCAGCAGGACGACACCGATCTCGCTGGCGAGATGGGTGAAGTCGCCGATGTCGCCGAGCGGGATCAGCCCGCCCTGCCCGAAGCACAGGCCACCGATCAGGTACAGCGGGATCGGGGACATCCCGATCTTCCCCGCGAGGCGGCCCAACGCGCCCAGCCCGAAGAAGACCGCCCCGAGTTCGATCAAGGACAGTGCGGTGTGATCCATCCGCGATCAGCCGTACTTCAAGATCTTGACGGCGGCCTCGAGACCTTCCGAGGTGCCGACCGCGACGAGGACGTCGCCCGCGGTGAGGTTGAAGTCCGGCGTGGGGGAGGGGTGGACCTGCCCGGCCCGCATCACCGCGACGACCGAGACGCTCGTGCGCGACCGCATGGCGGTGTCGCCCAGCGTCCGGCCGTCGAACGGCGACGACGCCTTGATCGGCAGCTGCTTGGTGTTGATGCCGGGCAGGTCCCGGTGCTCTTCGGTGAGCTGGGCGACCAGCTGGGGCGCGCCGAGCAGGTTCGCCAGCGCGCCCGCTTCGTCGGTGGTGAGCGGAAGTGAGGCCAGGCAGGCGTCGGGATCGTCCGTTTTGGACACGATCAGCTCGACGTGTCCGTCGCGATGGGTCACCACGCCCACGCGGCGGCCGTTGCGGGTGGCGAAGTCCTTGCGGACGCCAATTCCGGGGAGCGGGGTCACTTCGACGTTCACGTGAACAACAGTAACTCACTGTTCGTTTCGCGCGGGACGGATCAGGAACAGCGCCGAGATCCCGAGCATCAAGGCACACGTCGCGCCGTGGATACCGAGCGCGGCGCCCACGGACCCGTTGTGGGTCAACACGATCAGCATGTCGCC is from Amycolatopsis lurida and encodes:
- a CDS encoding cation:proton antiporter → MDHTALSLIELGAVFFGLGALGRLAGKIGMSPIPLYLIGGLCFGQGGLIPLGDIGDFTHLASEIGVVLLLLLLGLEYSAAELFTGLKRSWVAGVVDIVLNAAPGAIVALILGWGPIGALVMAGVTYISSSGIIAKVLGDLGRLGNRETPVVLSILVFEDLVMALYLPILTAVLGGVSFLGGLKAVGISLMVITVVLVIALKFGRYVSAAVDSPDREVFLLKVLGAALLVAGVASAMQVSAAVGAFLLGIAISGSTAENATHMLEPLRDLFAAVFFVVFGLNTNPASIPPVLGWAVVLAVATTLTKVGTGWWAARRQGIGKMGRARAGAALVARGEFSIVIAGLAVAAGAVTGELAALATAYVLLMAILGPTAARIVEPVARALQRKPFGSKTAASQTG
- a CDS encoding cation:proton antiporter regulatory subunit, with protein sequence MNVEVTPLPGIGVRKDFATRNGRRVGVVTHRDGHVELIVSKTDDPDACLASLPLTTDEAGALANLLGAPQLVAQLTEEHRDLPGINTKQLPIKASSPFDGRTLGDTAMRSRTSVSVVAVMRAGQVHPSPTPDFNLTAGDVLVAVGTSEGLEAAVKILKYG